The following coding sequences are from one Formosa haliotis window:
- a CDS encoding arylsulfatase, translated as MRKINFFKALLAFFVVGNAFAQNKPNIVVFWGDDVGMWNISAYHNGMMGGTTPNIDRIANEGALFTDHYAQQSCTAGRASFILGQHPFRTGLLTIGMPGSKHGINSADPTIAELLKPLGYSSGQFGKNHLGDRDEHLPTNHGFDEFFGNLYHLNAEEEPETEFYPKNPEFRKKYGPRGVLRSTADGKVEDTGPLTVKRMETADTEFIDAALKFIEKNAKAKKPFFAWVNSTRTHVWTHLSDKYLHKSGYGLYADAMMELDDGVGRVLDKLDELGIEDNTIVVFSTDNGAEKFTFPDGGTIPFRGEKGTTWEGGFRVPAMVKWPGHIKPGTVINDIFSQEDWMPTLLAAAGNPNVKEELLKGKSYAGKTFKAHLDGYNQLPLLTGELKKGEGLRHEIFYFDAAGNLNALRYDDWKLHFSIMEGSINEAYRKSPSWPIILNLRNDPFEVSMDAALYIRNYADQMWMMVPAQDYVGKFLGTFKEFPPRKGSSLSIDKVIQTLQTPTRN; from the coding sequence GGTGGTACAACACCTAACATAGACCGTATTGCTAATGAAGGTGCTCTGTTTACAGACCACTATGCACAACAATCGTGTACTGCGGGGCGTGCATCTTTCATTTTAGGACAGCACCCATTTAGAACAGGATTATTAACTATTGGTATGCCAGGATCTAAACATGGTATTAACTCTGCCGATCCAACTATTGCTGAATTATTAAAACCACTAGGATACTCAAGTGGACAGTTTGGTAAAAATCACTTAGGTGATCGCGACGAGCACTTACCAACAAATCATGGTTTCGATGAATTCTTCGGAAATTTATATCACTTAAATGCAGAAGAAGAGCCAGAAACAGAATTCTATCCTAAAAACCCAGAATTTAGAAAAAAATACGGGCCAAGAGGTGTGCTTAGATCTACTGCCGATGGTAAAGTAGAAGATACAGGGCCATTAACGGTTAAGCGTATGGAGACTGCCGATACAGAATTTATCGATGCCGCTTTAAAGTTTATTGAAAAGAATGCTAAAGCTAAAAAACCATTCTTTGCTTGGGTAAACTCTACACGTACGCACGTATGGACACACTTATCTGACAAGTACTTACACAAATCTGGTTACGGTTTATATGCTGATGCTATGATGGAATTAGACGATGGTGTTGGTCGTGTATTAGATAAATTAGACGAATTAGGTATAGAAGATAACACGATTGTTGTATTCTCTACAGATAACGGTGCTGAGAAGTTTACTTTCCCTGACGGTGGAACAATTCCATTTAGAGGAGAAAAAGGAACAACTTGGGAAGGTGGATTTAGAGTGCCTGCTATGGTAAAATGGCCAGGTCATATTAAGCCAGGAACGGTCATTAACGATATTTTCTCTCAAGAAGACTGGATGCCTACCTTATTAGCGGCAGCTGGAAATCCTAACGTTAAAGAGGAATTATTAAAAGGTAAGTCTTACGCTGGTAAAACTTTTAAAGCACACTTAGATGGTTACAACCAATTACCATTATTAACAGGAGAGCTTAAAAAAGGTGAAGGTTTAAGACACGAGATTTTCTATTTTGATGCTGCAGGAAACTTAAATGCATTACGTTACGACGATTGGAAATTACACTTCTCTATTATGGAAGGGTCTATTAACGAAGCGTATAGAAAATCACCATCTTGGCCAATTATCTTAAACTTAAGAAACGATCCGTTTGAAGTATCTATGGACGCTGCATTATACATTAGAAATTATGCAGACCAAATGTGGATGATGGTACCAGCTCAAGATTATGTTGGTAAATTCTTAGGTACATTTAAAGAATTCCCTCCAAGAAAAGGAAGTTCGTTAAGTATAGATAAAGTAATCCAAACTTTACAAACACCTACAAGAAACTAG